The Mangrovibacillus cuniculi sequence CAAGTATTTCCAGTTTAATGTGACTGACTATTGGCTTCAAATTCTGATAGTTCTTCAACCCATTTAATAAGTTCAGTTTTCAATTCTCTAACTGTACCTTTATCATGAACATTTAAATATACATATTTCTCATCAATGATATCTTCAGCAATTTCATCATCTTCTTCAAAACCCAAGTAAATTAATAATTGCTTGTAAAGATACCTTTCATTTTCGTTTCTATAATAATGTTCCATTACTTCTTCTGTCGTACTTCCATTAGGAAAAAAGTATTTTAAAGTACGTTCAAAATGTTCACTCATAAGCAAACTCTTTAACAAAAGCATTGGATATTTTTCTGTATCCATCTTTTTTATCTTCTCTATCTGATAATAATATTTATCCATCATTTCACCTCCTATTTCTTATTGTAGTTGAAATATTCGTAAACAAATTTGCTTAATTTCAGGCATAAAAAAAAGAACCCTTTACCGTTCTAAACTGCTGGAATAGTAAAGGGTTTTTTAAAATTAATATTCAATTACTAATAAATCATTTGTTCAGGTACTGCTTTAAATTAACTGGTGTTCTTCCATAAGTCAAAGCTTCATAAACTTCATACTGTTCAACTCGCAAAGGTATATAGTCAGCACCATGTGAAATCATGTTTAAAGATTCACCAGCACCAGTAATATAATTACGAACCTGCAAGCCTAGTTTTACTTTCAATGATTCAAGCTTCTTGTCAGGTTCAACCAGTTCTTTATATCTACCACTAATTTTTACAAGTGTATCAAGATAAGCTTGTTTTGCTTCAATCAGATCACGCTGAATAGATTGTAATTCCTTCCCCTTGTCCTTCGTAAGTTTCTTCTTTTCTTCTTCCAGTTCAGCAATAACTGCTTTAATATCATCTGTTTTATATTCCTGAATAAGATGCACTTCCTTTTCAGCTTGGCGAACCTGATCTTTCAGCTTGTCCACTTCTGCTTTACGTTCTTCAAAAGTTTCTTCTGAAACGTCACCAAGTAAAGCCATCTTATGGACATCCTGAAGAAGTGCTTCCTGTTCTTGCAGTTCAAAACGCATTGCAAGAAGCTTTTCTTCTTTCTGTTCCAATGCTTTCATATACTTTGTTTCTGTTTCATCCACCTTGTTAAATAGCTTGTTTAGTTTGTTTACAAATTTCATTGTATTATTCCCCTTTTCCATTCATTTTTTCAGTTAAATCAAGAACTGCTTTAGAAAGAAGCTGAACTTGTTCTTCAATTGGTAGTTCGTCACCATTCTCCCCTTGTCCAACTTCTTTTTCTTGTTGCTTTGTCTGTTCTCGTTGCTTTTCCAGTTCTTTTGCACGTTCTTCTGCTTGTTGTCGAACACCTTCACGAATGTAATACATAGCTGGTTTATCGTTTGCCATTGTCACCAGTTCCCCTTTCTATCCCTTTAATCTTGTAAGTAACCTTTTACGCTTTTCTTCAATTGTCTTTTCATCAGAACCTTTTGCTTCATCAGAAATACCTAGTGCTTTCATACGTTCCTTTTTATCAGCTTCAGCCACATATTCAAACGTATCCATAAACAATTCAACTTGTTTTGGTGTTGGATTCTGAAGATAAGCAAGTTTTAAAATGTGCTTCTTCATAGCTTGGAAAGCATCCCTTTCATCTGAAGGAATTACTGCACTTTGTACTTCATCCATATACTTTTTAAAATCTGCACTTTCTTGCCATTCGTACCATGTGGAAGTGGAAAGCCTATTTTCTTTACAGAACCCCCCAACAGTAAACCCTTCCAGCATCTTTGCTTTTACAAACTTCTTTGCAAGTTCGACTTGCTGAACACTTAAAGAAGCTGGTGGTTTTATTGCATTTACATGTTGTTCAGTTTTTTGTTCTGTATTGTTAAAACTCATTGCTTCAGTTCCCCCTTAATTGTTTGTATATAGCTTGAATTGTCTATCAGGAACACGTGACAAGTTCATCCATTTGTTTATTTTCTTCTGAACAGAATCTTTATAGAGTTCCGTTTCAATCATTCCAGTAACAAGAACAAGGGAACGTTTTAAATTTGGTTCTTTCTTGTTCAGTTCTCTTTGCAATTCTTCAAGATCAGAAAGCAATCTTGCTTTTTCTTGATTCGCTAAATTTCTGTAATGGTCTAAATGCAACATATTTCTTTCAAGTGCATATTCAGCATGATACATAAAGTCATAATTACGAATAAATACAATAATTTCTTCTGTGATAACATGAATAATTGCACTGTTTTCTTTGTGTGTTCCTTCTTCTATACAGTGCTGAATATATTGCAACTTCTGTAAGATCTCTGCTATTTGGTTGCTTGTGTACATTGGCATCCCTTATCCCCCCTATTCTTTTGTTTATACCGCTTTTCGTTTCTCCAACAATGCATTTATCACTGTTGCATCGTTGTCACTTATACCTTTTTCACTAAACAATGTAATGATTGCTTGTTCTGTTTTAGGTTGTAAGTTGGCAGTACCAGTTTCAATTTTTGAAATTAAAGAATTATGAACACCAATCAAGTGTCCAAGTTCTTGTTGTGATAACCCAAGCATTTGTCGGATATATTTTATCTGCAGCTTATTCATTCTTTAAACACTCCCCTTTTCTAATTTATTGAAAAAATCAATAACAAAAAAAGGTGCTGGGGTAACCAACACCTTTAAATATCTCTATATATAGGGATTTGAACTTTATTGAAAGTAAGACAAGTCACTAGTATTATTTTCATCTAACATGTTATCCAGCTGTTGAAATGACACAATTCGATTTTTCTTTACCTTACTTAGTGCATTCTCTAGTTTTGTCTTATTAAATTTACAGTTCTTAAATAAGATCATCAGAACTTTAATTTTACCAATAAATTTATTTGTTAATTTAGATTTTATTTTAATTCGTATTAAAATTTGTTCGTAATAATTTGCTATCTGTAAAAAGACTAGTAATGGAAAATGACTAATCAACAAAAATTCTAGGGTTATCTTCTTCCAAAAAATCACTTCTTTGGCATCAGAAACATGTGAAAAGAATCCCTTAAAAGCAAAGATAAATATTAAAACACCAAGAAACACAAGTATCCAATTAAAAAAAGTCTTTACTGCTTGATACTCAGGTTTATATTCTGCTACGGCAATCAACATTGTAATAAATACAGATACAAGAACTAAAATTAACTCTATACCTATATTAAAAGTGTATTCATTTATAATAAACATCGGAACAATACTGAATTTAAATAATCCAGTTATCATGTCCGCTACATCAATTTTGTTGTATTTAGTAACAACCTTATAAATCATTGGCAATAATCCAAACAAAATAAGTTTTAAATAATCTTTGAATAAATCCCATCCTTGAATATAATCAATTCGTTCATACCAATAAAACGCACCTAATATGTAAAGTACTGTCGCTATCATAAAAGGGTGTTTAAGTACGTTAAGGAGTGATTTGAATACATTAATTATGCTATTATAACCATCCCCTTTTTTACCCAGTATCACCAAAACGAAGACTAGAAAAATAGTAAACCAAATTATTATTGCGAGTTCCCTAGTATTAAATAAGATAAGACTTCACCCCAGACCTATATATACAATATTGTATCATAGAAAAATACATTTATTGTAATTTGGTGTGTATTTGTTTAACACCCAAACCCTAACCGACCAGCCCCCCATCCCCCCATGTACCCCCCTAAATTTTTATGTAAATTGTTTTTGAACATTAATATTCAACTTCTTGTTCTGATCTTTACAGAAACTTTTATTTATTTTAAATCTGATTGAATGGAACACGAACCACTAAGACCACCAGTATAAGGAAGGGAACACGAATTACAGTAACGGTGTAATGCTGGTTCATACTGCATACTGTTCCCCTGTTTATTCGTGTTCCTTTATGGAATATGTACCAGTTACCTATCATTAAACCAGTAGTATCTTCAGAAGCTTCAGGTGCTTCTGTATGGTGTTCTATATACCCCCTGAATAATAATAAGGACACCCCCACCTTATTTAAAAAGCATGTACCCCCTTTATTTTTAAACCAGTACCCACTGAATAAAAAGAGATACCCACCCCCTTTTTAAGAAAGCGTGTAACATTACGTGCGTTAAAGTTACTTTGTTACACCTGTTTCTTCAGTGCTGATTTAATAGGGTTTGTCATGTAACAAAAGTATGTAACAAAAAACAGATGTAACACTTTACACTTATTACCCTTTTTGTTACACTTTCATTAATCACTTAACAAAGGGAATGGTACATAATGATATTTGCTTACATGCGAGTAAGTACAGAAGAACAAAGACTTGATAGACAAGAACAAGCATTAAAAGAAGCTGGTGCTGAAAAGGTATTCTTTGAAAAGATTACTGGAACAAAGAAGAACAGACCACAATTAAACAAGATGCTGGAACAGTTACGAAAAGGCGATACTGTCATAATTACAGATTTAACACGTTTATCAAGAAGTACAAAGGATTTAATTGAACTGGTTGAACTGTTTGAAGAAAAAGGTGTGAACCTGAAAAGCCTAAAAGAAAGCTGGTTGGACACGACCACACCTGAAGGAAAGCTTATGTTTACAATGTTTTCAGGTTTGGCACAATTTGAACGTGATTTAATCAGTCAAAGAACTAAAGAAGGTTTGGAAGTAGCAAGAAAGAAAGGTAAACAGATTGGAAGAAAGGCAGTTGATGCTGAAGCACTGGAATATGCTTTTCATCTAATTGATAAAGGTAACAGTATAAAAGATACTGCTGAAAAGATCGGTGTATCTCGTATGACTTTACACCGTTATTTAAAGAAACGAGAAGAAGAAGCTGAACAGAAGGAACTGGTGCAATAGTGAAGCACTGGTTTCTTTTTTTATGACTGAAGGGTTTGGACACCTGAAACCAGTAAAGATCAGCAGAAGCCATTTAAAAGCCATACAGAACTGTAAAGAAAAAGACTTGACACCCCATTTCCTTTTCCACTTCCTAGAAGCATTTCATGCTGATATTTCCACACTTCCCCTATCCCTATTCTTCTGATCTTCCCTTTTCTGTTCACATTTTAGACAAAAGAAAAGCACCAGAAATTAACCCAGTGCCTATTTCCAAAAAGAACTATATATTATATGCTTCAAGATACTCTTCAGGGGTATAAATTTTAATAATGTCTTTAGGTGGAATACTTAATTCAGGTTTCACAAAACAAGTGTATTCCCTTAAATAATTCTCATCAAAAACATTCGCCAGTAATTGATGGACAACCCATTTTCTTTTTTTGATTTCAATTTCTTCTTGATCTAGATATTCAATTTCATGCTTTTTTAATGCAAAATCCATTTCATCAAAGAATGTGAAATCAATAATATTTGACAAAGGTACATTAAACTTAATCACGTAACACTTTGTCTTCTTATCCCTTTCCCAGTCATATATAATGGATTGATCCTTTAATAGTTCTGCCAAGTTGTATAAGAACTCTGGTCTATCGCTGCAATATCCCCCATAATCCAACACATTATCAGATCCAAAAAATGAGTTTACCTGACAATCTTCGAACAATTTGTAAATTATCATTGTTAGCACGTTTTCATCATCATCAGCAAACATATTAAACTTCTCAAATTTTCTACCTATATCAAATGTGTTGCCATTGAAGGTAATCCTTTTCTCTTCTAAATCTATTAAAATTCCCTTTTGCTTTAAATAATTCCCTAACGGTGTATCAATAGTAATTGCTTTTTGCAAGCTAACTAATCCATATTTTTTTATTGAACTGCAATTGTCATTGTTAGTGGTAACATGAAGAGTTGAAAGTTTTAAATCCCCTGACAATAATTGTTGTTCCGAAACATTAATATAGTTTAGAAAATCATCTACCGAATAATCCCCATTACAAAAATCTTTATAGTTTCTAATCATTTTTTCACTAACATTCAAATATTCATTAAGTCCTTTAATGCTTCCATATAGTGTAGTTAGATCAATTTCTACTTGTTTATCCATCAACTTCTTA is a genomic window containing:
- a CDS encoding phBC6A51 family helix-turn-helix protein encodes the protein MSFNNTEQKTEQHVNAIKPPASLSVQQVELAKKFVKAKMLEGFTVGGFCKENRLSTSTWYEWQESADFKKYMDEVQSAVIPSDERDAFQAMKKHILKLAYLQNPTPKQVELFMDTFEYVAEADKKERMKALGISDEAKGSDEKTIEEKRKRLLTRLKG
- a CDS encoding helix-turn-helix domain-containing protein, giving the protein MNKLQIKYIRQMLGLSQQELGHLIGVHNSLISKIETGTANLQPKTEQAIITLFSEKGISDNDATVINALLEKRKAV
- a CDS encoding recombinase family protein, with the translated sequence MIFAYMRVSTEEQRLDRQEQALKEAGAEKVFFEKITGTKKNRPQLNKMLEQLRKGDTVIITDLTRLSRSTKDLIELVELFEEKGVNLKSLKESWLDTTTPEGKLMFTMFSGLAQFERDLISQRTKEGLEVARKKGKQIGRKAVDAEALEYAFHLIDKGNSIKDTAEKIGVSRMTLHRYLKKREEEAEQKELVQ